The Horticoccus luteus DNA window ATGGGAATTCGGCATGAAAGATTTCGTGCGCCATTTCCCTGCGGCCGCAGCCAGCGGAGGCTGAAGACCGATGCCGCGCCTCGCTCGTCTAGTCGGCTCGGCGCGCGCTCGGACTTGCTGCCAAAACCTCCGCCATTAATCGATCGAGGTTCTGTTCGTTGGCCGGCACGACAATGTGTTCCACCGCCCGTGCGGTCTCGGCACTCGCAAATTCCTGTGACCAATTCACGACCGTGCCGACTGCCGTCGGCGCGAGAGTGATCGTCAGCCGAAACTGTGGCTCCGATACGTGCTGCACCACGATCCTGTGCGGCGCCGCGATTTCGGCGAAGACCGATTCGTTGGGATAACTCCGCCCGTCTGGCCC harbors:
- a CDS encoding SRPBCC family protein, with product MTTFATSREFPAPVENVFAAFSEPARLARWWGPAGFTNTFKICEFKPGGRWSFAMHGPDGRSYPNESVFAEIAAPHRIVVQHVSEPQFRLTITLAPTAVGTVVNWSQEFASAETARAVEHIVVPANEQNLDRLMAEVLAASPSARRAD